The following nucleotide sequence is from Thiohalomonas denitrificans.
GCTCCTTCGCACAACCCCACTGGTGGACGGTCCCGGTGACGGCGGAGCTCGATGCCGCTTTCGAATCGGAACTGCTACGACAAATCAATAACAAGAGGTGACCGTGGACAGGAAACTACTCGACATCCTGGTCTGCCCCCTGTGCAAGGGGCCACTCGTGTATGAGAAGCAGCGCCAGGAGCTAATCTGCAAGGCGGATCGGCTCGCCTATCCCATTCGGGACGATATCCCGGTCATGCTCGAAGACGAGGCCAGGGAACTGTCACCCGAAGAGGAGTACTGAGCCCGAATGTCTCACCGATTACGCATGCCCTCACTGGCCTATGGTCCGCACAACGAACTTTTCTCAAGTGGTCGTCTCTGCTCGGGCATTC
It contains:
- a CDS encoding Trm112 family protein, with the translated sequence MDRKLLDILVCPLCKGPLVYEKQRQELICKADRLAYPIRDDIPVMLEDEARELSPEEEY